The following proteins are co-located in the Actinomycetota bacterium genome:
- the cofD gene encoding 2-phospho-L-lactate transferase, with the protein MIVVLAGGVGAARFLRGVVRSVPPGEVTVIGNTGDDFIVYGVHVSPDLDIVTYTLGGAINDARGWGLAGDTHGLLEELRSLGVDAWFTLGDRDYGVCLFRTLALSAGQTLSDVTARIAERFGAGIRLLPMTDAAVATHVSVADEDGRERDLHFQEYWVRRGARDDVRAVRLVGAENARPGPGVLEAIASADAVLIAPSNPVVSIGTILTVPGIRDAIRETPAPVVGVSPIVDGAPVRGMADKLMPSAGAEVSALGAARLYRDVLDGWVIDLLDANLGQVIASELDVRVEVAQTLMHTVEDATALAKVTLDLAEALATD; encoded by the coding sequence GTGATCGTCGTACTCGCCGGTGGCGTGGGCGCCGCCCGGTTCCTCCGGGGGGTGGTTCGGTCTGTGCCGCCGGGCGAGGTGACCGTCATCGGAAACACCGGTGACGACTTCATCGTGTACGGCGTCCACGTGTCGCCCGATCTCGACATCGTGACCTACACGCTCGGCGGTGCGATCAACGACGCGCGCGGATGGGGGCTGGCCGGCGACACGCACGGACTGCTCGAGGAGCTGCGCAGTCTCGGCGTCGACGCCTGGTTCACGCTCGGCGACCGGGATTACGGAGTCTGCCTGTTCCGGACGCTCGCGCTGTCGGCAGGCCAGACCTTGTCGGATGTGACCGCGCGGATCGCGGAGCGCTTCGGCGCCGGGATCCGGTTGCTCCCGATGACCGACGCGGCGGTTGCGACGCACGTCTCGGTCGCGGACGAGGACGGCCGCGAGCGCGACCTGCACTTCCAAGAATACTGGGTCCGGCGCGGTGCGCGCGACGACGTCAGGGCCGTCAGGCTCGTCGGCGCCGAGAACGCGCGGCCGGGGCCGGGCGTGCTCGAGGCGATCGCGTCCGCCGACGCGGTCCTGATCGCGCCGTCGAACCCGGTGGTTTCGATCGGCACCATCTTGACGGTGCCGGGGATCCGCGACGCGATCCGCGAAACGCCCGCCCCGGTCGTGGGGGTCTCCCCCATCGTCGACGGCGCGCCGGTGCGCGGCATGGCTGACAAACTGATGCCGTCGGCCGGCGCCGAGGTCTCGGCGCTCGGAGCCGCCCGGCTCTACCGCGATGTGCTCGACGGCTGGGTGATCGATCTCCTCGACGCGAACCTCGGGCAGGTGATCGCCTCCGAGCTCGACGTCCGCGTCGAGGTCGCGCAGACCTTGATGCACACGGTCGAGGACGCGACCGCGCTCGCGAAAGTGACGCTGGATCTGGCCGAGGCGCTCGCAACGGACTGA
- a CDS encoding WhiB family transcriptional regulator gives MQQFPDEELPWAEEALCAYVDPDVFFPEKGGSSREAKRICAQCAVRDECLDYALANDERFGIWGGLSERERRRVKRLAS, from the coding sequence GTGCAGCAGTTTCCCGACGAGGAACTCCCGTGGGCCGAAGAGGCTCTATGCGCGTACGTGGACCCGGATGTGTTCTTCCCCGAAAAGGGTGGGTCGTCGCGTGAAGCCAAACGCATATGCGCGCAGTGTGCCGTGCGCGACGAGTGCTTGGATTACGCGCTCGCGAACGACGAGCGCTTCGGGATCTGGGGCGGGCTATCCGAACGAGAACGACGGCGCGTGAAACGACTCGCGTCATAA
- a CDS encoding bifunctional FO biosynthesis protein CofGH → MTDLAHQIRRSLHRSEDGKVLSVEEAAALLSARGEDLDRLLSVAQRVRDAGVGRVVTYSPKVFIPLTRLCRDRCGYCTFATTPDRLAAPYLSPEEVLDIARAGQRAGCLEALFTLGDRPEMRWPEARAWLAERGYTTTLEYVRAMAIAVIEEAGLLPHLNPGVMSWEEMMRLKPVAPSMGMMLETTSERLYATPGAAHYGSPDKKPSVRLRTIEDAGRLAIPFTTGILVGIGETLEERAESLFAIRELSRKYGHVQEVIVQNFRAKPATPMSRHPDPGEDEFLAAIAVARLVLGPRANLQAPPNLSDDDFPRLLDAGINDWGGVSPVTPDHVNPEKPWPNLERLRRATEERGYELRPRLTVYPHYALRPDPWLHGRVTAAVEALADPDGFARAGARAGGVAWQEPDVVPQAAMGGAMRSIEDDAASHVELSRGLRDDTSEIHGSWEALEVDLSRAWRSSPRRAPSEIRAALARASEGIPVDDADALALFDARGEDLDALCRIADGLRRDAVGDVVTYVVNRNINFTNICYVGCRFCAFAQRRVDPDAYFLSLDEVAGRAEEAWAYGATEVCIQGGIHPDLPGDHYFEILRAIKARVPEMHIHAFSPMEVMNGAARLGISFREWLTEARDAGLGSTPGTAAEILDDEVRWVLTKGKLPADTWEEVIRTAHSLGIRSTSTIMYGHVDAPPHWVAHLRRIRRIQEDTGGITEFVPLPFVHQNAPIYLAGKARPGPTTDENRRMHALARILLHEAIPNIQVSWVKLGVEGSQLMLRSGCNDFGGTLMEETISRMAGASHGIRMAPTQFNEAIRAINRLPAQRTTLYDRITPITEEGIKARTDTP, encoded by the coding sequence GTGACCGACCTCGCGCACCAGATCCGCCGATCGCTCCATCGTTCGGAGGACGGCAAAGTCCTTTCTGTCGAAGAGGCGGCGGCGCTGCTGTCGGCTCGCGGCGAGGATCTCGACCGGTTACTCTCGGTCGCGCAACGGGTCCGAGACGCAGGCGTCGGTCGCGTCGTCACCTACTCCCCGAAGGTCTTCATCCCGCTCACGCGCCTGTGCCGTGATCGGTGCGGCTACTGCACGTTCGCGACGACGCCCGACCGGCTCGCCGCTCCCTACCTTTCGCCGGAGGAGGTACTCGACATCGCGCGGGCGGGGCAGCGAGCCGGCTGCCTCGAGGCGCTCTTCACCCTCGGCGACCGGCCGGAGATGCGCTGGCCTGAGGCCCGCGCCTGGCTGGCGGAGCGCGGCTACACGACGACGCTCGAGTACGTCCGCGCGATGGCGATCGCGGTCATCGAGGAAGCCGGATTGCTGCCGCACCTCAATCCCGGCGTCATGTCGTGGGAAGAGATGATGCGGCTGAAGCCGGTCGCACCGAGCATGGGCATGATGCTGGAGACGACCTCCGAGCGGCTCTACGCGACACCCGGCGCGGCTCACTACGGCTCGCCCGACAAGAAGCCTTCGGTTCGTCTTCGAACCATCGAGGACGCAGGCCGGCTGGCGATCCCCTTCACCACCGGCATCCTCGTCGGCATCGGAGAAACGCTCGAGGAGCGCGCCGAGTCGCTGTTCGCGATCCGCGAGCTATCGCGCAAGTACGGGCACGTTCAAGAAGTGATCGTTCAGAACTTCCGCGCGAAGCCTGCGACGCCGATGTCCAGGCATCCCGACCCCGGCGAGGACGAGTTCCTCGCGGCGATCGCGGTCGCACGACTCGTGCTCGGGCCGCGCGCGAATCTCCAGGCGCCGCCGAACCTGTCCGACGACGACTTCCCGAGACTGCTCGATGCCGGGATCAACGACTGGGGCGGCGTGTCTCCGGTCACCCCGGATCACGTGAACCCCGAGAAGCCTTGGCCGAACCTCGAACGCCTCCGCCGCGCGACCGAGGAGCGCGGATACGAGCTCCGGCCGCGGCTGACGGTGTATCCGCACTATGCGCTCCGGCCGGACCCGTGGCTGCACGGTCGCGTCACGGCCGCCGTCGAGGCGCTCGCCGATCCCGACGGCTTCGCCCGCGCCGGCGCCCGGGCCGGCGGCGTCGCCTGGCAGGAGCCTGACGTCGTGCCCCAGGCAGCCATGGGTGGCGCGATGCGCTCGATCGAGGACGACGCCGCCTCACATGTGGAGCTGAGCCGCGGCCTCCGCGACGACACGTCGGAGATCCACGGGAGCTGGGAGGCGCTCGAGGTCGATCTCTCGCGCGCATGGCGCTCGTCGCCCCGCCGTGCGCCGAGCGAGATCCGCGCGGCCCTGGCGCGGGCGTCGGAGGGGATACCGGTCGACGACGCGGACGCGCTCGCGCTCTTCGACGCGAGGGGGGAAGACCTCGACGCACTTTGCCGCATCGCAGACGGTTTGCGCCGGGACGCGGTCGGCGACGTCGTGACGTACGTCGTGAATCGCAACATCAACTTCACCAATATCTGCTATGTCGGTTGCCGTTTCTGCGCGTTCGCCCAGCGGCGCGTGGACCCCGATGCGTATTTCCTATCCCTGGACGAGGTCGCCGGCCGGGCCGAGGAGGCCTGGGCGTACGGCGCGACCGAGGTCTGCATCCAGGGTGGCATCCACCCGGATCTGCCGGGCGATCATTACTTCGAGATCCTCCGCGCGATCAAGGCGCGCGTGCCGGAGATGCACATCCATGCGTTCAGCCCCATGGAAGTGATGAACGGCGCGGCGCGGCTGGGGATCTCGTTCCGCGAGTGGCTCACCGAAGCGCGCGACGCCGGGCTCGGATCGACGCCGGGAACCGCGGCGGAGATCCTCGACGATGAAGTGCGATGGGTGCTGACGAAGGGCAAGCTCCCGGCCGATACGTGGGAAGAAGTCATCCGCACCGCGCATTCGCTGGGGATCCGCTCCACCTCCACCATCATGTACGGCCACGTCGATGCACCGCCGCACTGGGTGGCGCATCTCCGTCGCATCAGGAGGATCCAGGAAGACACCGGCGGCATCACCGAGTTCGTCCCGCTTCCGTTCGTGCATCAGAACGCTCCGATCTACCTCGCCGGCAAAGCGCGCCCGGGCCCGACGACCGATGAGAACCGTCGCATGCACGCGCTCGCGCGCATCCTGCTTCACGAGGCGATCCCCAACATCCAAGTCTCGTGGGTCAAGCTCGGGGTGGAAGGCTCCCAGCTGATGCTCCGGAGCGGCTGCAACGACTTCGGCGGAACCCTCATGGAAGAAACGATCTCCCGCATGGCCGGCGCCTCCCACGGCATCCGCATGGCCCCCACCCAATTCAACGAAGCCATCCGCGCCATCAACCGCCTCCCCGCCCAACGCACCACCCTCTACGACCGAATCACCCCGATCACCGAAGAAGGAATCAAAGCCAGAACCGACACCCCCTGA
- a CDS encoding coenzyme F420-0:L-glutamate ligase, with translation MSSVHVHSTAMRIEIIPVEGLPEIGPGADLATLIADHSSVRDGDVVVVTSKVVSKAEGRLVEIDPTDRERARREWAERETVRVVARRGDLVIAETVHGFVCAHAGVDGSNVPADRIALLPMDPDGSAERLRQGLKARGAAAGIVLSDTFGRPWRAGQTNVAIGVAGLAPMRDHRGEKDVFGTLLEATVIAVADEVASAAELVMGKNDGIPVAIVRGLPARWLGAGSARELVRPPDEDLFRTGVIEAVEARRSIRTFSTRAVPRDTIERAVAAAATAPAPHGSRAAPPWKFVWLRNETPRGRFLDAMEQAWRRDLIDDKVPSGKIDRAIARSRRLLGGAPVLLACFVSLAGADPYTDARRLLAEREMFLSAAGASVQNLMLALNAQSVASCWLSTSIFCSDEAAGALGIDSDWQAVGCVVAGFPLEGPAARGAIDPSAFLDIR, from the coding sequence CTGAGTTCGGTCCACGTACACTCGACTGCGATGCGGATCGAGATCATCCCCGTCGAAGGGCTGCCCGAGATCGGACCGGGCGCCGACCTCGCGACGCTCATCGCGGATCATTCATCCGTCCGCGACGGCGATGTGGTGGTCGTGACGTCGAAGGTCGTATCGAAAGCCGAAGGAAGGCTCGTCGAAATCGACCCAACCGACCGGGAGCGCGCTCGCCGGGAATGGGCGGAACGGGAGACCGTTCGCGTCGTCGCGCGGCGTGGAGACCTCGTGATCGCGGAGACCGTGCACGGATTCGTGTGCGCCCACGCCGGCGTCGACGGCTCCAACGTGCCGGCGGATCGGATCGCGCTCCTGCCGATGGATCCCGACGGCAGCGCGGAACGCCTCCGGCAAGGGTTGAAAGCGCGTGGGGCCGCCGCGGGGATCGTGCTCAGCGACACGTTCGGCCGCCCGTGGCGCGCCGGGCAAACGAACGTCGCGATCGGCGTCGCCGGCCTTGCGCCGATGCGGGACCATCGCGGCGAGAAGGACGTGTTCGGCACCTTGCTCGAGGCGACCGTGATCGCGGTCGCCGACGAAGTCGCATCCGCCGCCGAGCTCGTCATGGGCAAGAACGACGGGATCCCCGTCGCCATCGTTCGTGGCCTTCCGGCCCGATGGCTCGGAGCCGGCAGCGCCCGAGAGCTCGTGCGGCCACCCGACGAGGATCTGTTCCGCACCGGAGTCATCGAGGCGGTCGAGGCCCGCAGATCGATCCGCACGTTCTCGACCCGCGCGGTTCCGAGAGACACGATCGAGCGCGCCGTGGCCGCCGCCGCAACGGCCCCGGCACCCCACGGATCACGCGCGGCGCCCCCGTGGAAGTTCGTCTGGCTCCGCAACGAAACACCGCGCGGCCGGTTCCTCGACGCGATGGAGCAGGCCTGGCGACGTGATCTGATCGACGACAAGGTCCCCTCGGGGAAGATCGACCGGGCGATCGCGCGCTCCCGGAGGCTCCTCGGAGGGGCGCCGGTCTTGCTCGCTTGCTTCGTCTCGCTCGCAGGGGCCGACCCCTACACCGACGCTCGCCGCTTGCTGGCCGAACGCGAGATGTTCCTGAGCGCAGCCGGAGCGAGCGTTCAAAATCTGATGCTCGCTCTGAACGCTCAGAGTGTCGCCTCCTGCTGGCTGTCGACCAGCATCTTCTGCAGCGACGAGGCGGCCGGCGCGCTCGGCATCGACAGCGATTGGCAGGCGGTGGGCTGCGTGGTCGCCGGTTTTCCCCTCGAAGGGCCCGCGGCCCGAGGCGCGATCGACCCCTCGGCCTTCCTGGATATCCGGTGA